The proteins below come from a single Solanum stenotomum isolate F172 unplaced genomic scaffold, ASM1918654v1 scaffold21764, whole genome shotgun sequence genomic window:
- the LOC125851052 gene encoding uncharacterized protein LOC125851052 isoform X2: MAICNCFCGPVGRRSKKDKGEKGAQKTTDLAVLVEGSVNSSAKTDDSKLSSFVVPLPFGSSRSNVKVMNHDSPVKGDTEEVANHESPVKGDLEEVAYEGEDEHDESLSMKRDNSDFDLQARVRSSGGEYDQSFNEGIRRSFESEMNEQDHNKSEKDAEAVEVVKSGHISDPGFGKVESWASPKLQRSCSDLAMRDMVNKLSEQLSLSKSKSFDEMRRLAEKMTLGSPASELTHRSADKVMLKKHSSSQLLPSRNRKLWWKLFLWSHRNVQGTGGIQQLPILANTALNQQGGYSSDTLELGKGMDLSNLGSPGSFTAESLSKGRNDKGKEVLDEFRGVSGFWPQNQWVAFPEESSRFMRISEWVNELPSHPPCLIDEHDHVEDEVNSSPSPDAGKSPLISPYPNMNVPEEVAHANTVIRSLNSSSTVAHIAGAGLKVIPAISHLCSLRSVNLSGNFIVQITPGSLPKGLHVLNLSRNKIHTIEGLRELTRLRVLDLSYNRISRIGQGLSNCTLIKELYLAGNKISDIEGLHRLLKLTVLDLSFNKINISDDQLRKAACSLLPKLAYLNKQPINSQKARDVGTEAVAKAALGSSTRGTHRRATRKVSTGASSSASVHRSSTSVSQKSRHRLRSRTQLQSSKAK, from the exons ATGGCAATTTGCAATTGCTTTTGTGGTCCAGTAGGGAGAAGAAGCAAGAAAGATAAG GGGGAGAAGGGAGCTCAAAAAACTACTGATCTGGCTGTACTAGTTGAAGGTTCTGTAAACTCTAGTGCTAAAACAGATGACTCGAAATTGTCTTCCTTTGTTGTTCCTTTACCTTTTGGGAGTTCTAGGAGCAATGTTAAGGTGATGAATCATGACAGTCCTGTTAAGGGAGATACAGAAGAGGTGGCTAATCATGAAAGTCCTGTTAAGGGAGATCTAGAAGAGGTTGCTTATGAAGGGGAAGATGAGCATGATGAAAGCTTGTCAATGAAAAGGGATAACTCTGATTTTGATCTTCAAGCACGCGTTCGTAGCTCAGGGGGAGAATATGATCAATCATTCAATGAAGGAATTCGTCGCTCATTTGAAAGTGAAATGAATGAACAGGATCATAACAAATCTGAGAAAGATGCAGAGGCTGTGGAGGTTGTGAAAAGTGGACACATTAGTGATCCGGGGTTTGGTAAAGTAGAATCTTGGGCCTCTCCGAAGCTGCAACGCTCTTGCTCCGATTTAGCAATGAGGGATATGGTTAATAAATTGAGTGAGCAGCTATCACTCTCTAAGTCCAAATCTTTTGATGAAATGCGGAGATTAGCTGAGAAAATGACTTTAGGAAGTCCGGCTTCTGAGTTGACGCATCGCAGTGCTGACAAAGTTATGTTGAAGAAACATTCTTCAAGCCAACTCCTACCATCCAGAAACCGAAAATTGTGGTGGAAACTGTTCCTATGGAGCCATAGGAATGTACAAGGAACAGGTGGTATCCAACAACTACCAATCCTTGCTAATACTGCTCTAAACCAGCAGGGTGGGTATTCCTCGGACACACTAGAACTAGGGAAAGGCATGGACTTGAGCAACTTGGGATCTCCTGGTTCGTTCACAGCAGAATCCTTGAGCAAAGGGCGGAATGACAAGGGCAAGGAGGTTTTGGATGAATTCCGAGGAGTAAGCGGATTTTGGCCACAGAACCAGTGGGTTGCTTTCCCTGAAGAATCCTCTAGGTTTATGAGAATCAGTGAATGGGTGAATGAACTTCCCAGTCATCCACCATGCTTAATTGATGAACATGATCATGTTGAAGATGAGGTTAATAGCTCGCCTTCGCCCGATGCTGGTAAATCACCTCTCATCAGCCCATATCCAAATATGAATGTCCCAGAAGAGGTTGCACATGCTAATACAGTCATCCGATCTCTCAATTCTTCCTCAACGGTTGCTCACATCGCGGGCGCTGGTCTGAAAGTTATCCCTGCTATATCACACTTATGTAGCCTTCGATCTGTCAATTTATCAGGCAACTTTATAG TTCAAATAACTCCGGGATCACTACCAAAGGGTCTTCATGTTCTCAATTTATCAAGGAACAAGATCCACACAATTGAAGGACTCAGGGAGTTGACACGTCTGCGCGTGCTTGACCTAAGTTACAACAGAATCTCTCGAATTGGACAAG GTTTGTCGAATTGTACTCTCATCAAAGAGCTCTACCTCGCTGGTAACAAAATAAGTGATATTGAAGGGCTGCACAGACTTCTGAAATTGACTGTTCTAGACTTGAGCTTCAACAAGATA AATATAAGTGATGACCAACTGCGAAAGGCAGCTTGCAGCCTGCTCCCAAAACTAGCCTACTTGAACAAACAGCCAATTAATTCCCAAAAGGCACGAGATGTAGGAACAGAAGCAGTTGCAAAAGCAGCACTGGGCAGTAGCACTCGGGGCACTCATAGAAGAGCAACCAGGAAGGTAAGCACTGGAGCTTCTTCATCTGCAAGCGTGCATAGGAGCAGCACGAGTGTTTCTCAAAAGAGCAGGCATAGGCTAAGAAGCCGAACTCAACTTCAGTCTTCCAAGGCCAAGTGA
- the LOC125851052 gene encoding uncharacterized protein LOC125851052 isoform X1, with protein MAICNCFCGPVGRRSKKDKGEKGAQKTTDLAVLVEGSVNSSAKTDDSKLSSFVVPLPFGSSRSNVKVMNHDSPVKGDTEEVANHESPVKGDLEEVAYEGEDEHDESLSMKRDNSDFDLQARVRSSGGEYDQSFNEGIRRSFESEMNEQDHNKSEKDAEAVEVVKSGHISDPGFGKVESWASPKLQRSCSDLAMRDMVNKLSEQLSLSKSKSFDEMRRLAEKMTLGSPASELTHRSADKVMLKKHSSSQLLPSRNRKLWWKLFLWSHRNVQGTGGIQQLPILANTALNQQGGYSSDTLELGKGMDLSNLGSPGSFTAESLSKGRNDKGKEVLDEFRGVSGFWPQNQWVAFPEESSRFMRISEWVNELPSHPPCLIDEHDHVEDEVNSSPSPDAGKSPLISPYPNMNVPEEVAHANTVIRSLNSSSTVAHIAGAGLKVIPAISHLCSLRSVNLSGNFIVQITPGSLPKGLHVLNLSRNKIHTIEGLRELTRLRVLDLSYNRISRIGQGLSNCTLIKELYLAGNKISDIEGLHRLLKLTVLDLSFNKITTTKALGQLVANYNSLLALNLLGNPIQINISDDQLRKAACSLLPKLAYLNKQPINSQKARDVGTEAVAKAALGSSTRGTHRRATRKVSTGASSSASVHRSSTSVSQKSRHRLRSRTQLQSSKAK; from the exons ATGGCAATTTGCAATTGCTTTTGTGGTCCAGTAGGGAGAAGAAGCAAGAAAGATAAG GGGGAGAAGGGAGCTCAAAAAACTACTGATCTGGCTGTACTAGTTGAAGGTTCTGTAAACTCTAGTGCTAAAACAGATGACTCGAAATTGTCTTCCTTTGTTGTTCCTTTACCTTTTGGGAGTTCTAGGAGCAATGTTAAGGTGATGAATCATGACAGTCCTGTTAAGGGAGATACAGAAGAGGTGGCTAATCATGAAAGTCCTGTTAAGGGAGATCTAGAAGAGGTTGCTTATGAAGGGGAAGATGAGCATGATGAAAGCTTGTCAATGAAAAGGGATAACTCTGATTTTGATCTTCAAGCACGCGTTCGTAGCTCAGGGGGAGAATATGATCAATCATTCAATGAAGGAATTCGTCGCTCATTTGAAAGTGAAATGAATGAACAGGATCATAACAAATCTGAGAAAGATGCAGAGGCTGTGGAGGTTGTGAAAAGTGGACACATTAGTGATCCGGGGTTTGGTAAAGTAGAATCTTGGGCCTCTCCGAAGCTGCAACGCTCTTGCTCCGATTTAGCAATGAGGGATATGGTTAATAAATTGAGTGAGCAGCTATCACTCTCTAAGTCCAAATCTTTTGATGAAATGCGGAGATTAGCTGAGAAAATGACTTTAGGAAGTCCGGCTTCTGAGTTGACGCATCGCAGTGCTGACAAAGTTATGTTGAAGAAACATTCTTCAAGCCAACTCCTACCATCCAGAAACCGAAAATTGTGGTGGAAACTGTTCCTATGGAGCCATAGGAATGTACAAGGAACAGGTGGTATCCAACAACTACCAATCCTTGCTAATACTGCTCTAAACCAGCAGGGTGGGTATTCCTCGGACACACTAGAACTAGGGAAAGGCATGGACTTGAGCAACTTGGGATCTCCTGGTTCGTTCACAGCAGAATCCTTGAGCAAAGGGCGGAATGACAAGGGCAAGGAGGTTTTGGATGAATTCCGAGGAGTAAGCGGATTTTGGCCACAGAACCAGTGGGTTGCTTTCCCTGAAGAATCCTCTAGGTTTATGAGAATCAGTGAATGGGTGAATGAACTTCCCAGTCATCCACCATGCTTAATTGATGAACATGATCATGTTGAAGATGAGGTTAATAGCTCGCCTTCGCCCGATGCTGGTAAATCACCTCTCATCAGCCCATATCCAAATATGAATGTCCCAGAAGAGGTTGCACATGCTAATACAGTCATCCGATCTCTCAATTCTTCCTCAACGGTTGCTCACATCGCGGGCGCTGGTCTGAAAGTTATCCCTGCTATATCACACTTATGTAGCCTTCGATCTGTCAATTTATCAGGCAACTTTATAG TTCAAATAACTCCGGGATCACTACCAAAGGGTCTTCATGTTCTCAATTTATCAAGGAACAAGATCCACACAATTGAAGGACTCAGGGAGTTGACACGTCTGCGCGTGCTTGACCTAAGTTACAACAGAATCTCTCGAATTGGACAAG GTTTGTCGAATTGTACTCTCATCAAAGAGCTCTACCTCGCTGGTAACAAAATAAGTGATATTGAAGGGCTGCACAGACTTCTGAAATTGACTGTTCTAGACTTGAGCTTCAACAAGATAACTACTACTAAAGCGCTTGGTCAGCTTGTGGCAAACTACAACTCTCTTCTGGCTCTAAATCTGTTGGGAAATCCAATTCAGATCAATATAAGTGATGACCAACTGCGAAAGGCAGCTTGCAGCCTGCTCCCAAAACTAGCCTACTTGAACAAACAGCCAATTAATTCCCAAAAGGCACGAGATGTAGGAACAGAAGCAGTTGCAAAAGCAGCACTGGGCAGTAGCACTCGGGGCACTCATAGAAGAGCAACCAGGAAGGTAAGCACTGGAGCTTCTTCATCTGCAAGCGTGCATAGGAGCAGCACGAGTGTTTCTCAAAAGAGCAGGCATAGGCTAAGAAGCCGAACTCAACTTCAGTCTTCCAAGGCCAAGTGA
- the LOC125851053 gene encoding protein WHAT'S THIS FACTOR 1 homolog, chloroplastic: MTIWRLFCTKSISISSNSKTSHFSLNPNSTLSQFTSHFRQFSTSFLVTKIPKKFRKKRKKKESPRTKLVQTQPNFNPHFENILFRDTHFRFLTKTKEFLSKQPHHVLPLDDAGKLHQQLGFPRGRKVVRSLQRHPSIFEIYRHNDGKMWIGFTDFMEKLLDEEGKVMNEMESDRVSVVRKLLMMSKDKRIALSKIYHNRLLFGIPEDFRDRIRKYEDYFKVVVEEDGKRVIELVKWDPTLAVSALEKEYMVDEDKVKKAFKFPIKHGKALDLDEGDERKLNLLYTLPLVSPYSDGSKLDLWTVEAEKFRVGLIHEFLSLTLEKRAYIHNIVEFKEEFCLTKHTYQMLLKQPRTFYLAGTEMNWSVFLKDAYGEDGILLNKDPQVLFNEKLYRYADMKVLKPSSDVYET; encoded by the coding sequence ATGACAATTTGGCGTCTCTTTTGTACCAAATCCATCTCTATTTCTTCCAATTCaaaaacttcacatttctccTTAAACCCTAACTCAACTTTGTCTCAATTCACTTCCCACTTCAGACAATTTTCCACCTCCTTCCTCGTCACCAAAATCCCAAAGAAATTCCGCAAGAAacgaaagaaaaaagaatccCCACGTACCAAATTGGTTCAAACTCAACCAAACTTCAATCCCCATTTCGAAAACATTCTTTTTCGTGATACCCATTTCAGATTTCTCACTAAAACCAAAGAATTCCTCTCCAAACAACCCCATCATGTACTTCCCCTTGACGATGCCGGAAAACTCCACCAGCAGCTGGGGTTCCCACGTGGAAGAAAGGTTGTCCGATCCCTCCAACGACACCCTTCAATCTTCGAAATTTATCGGCATAATGATGGTAAGATGTGGATTGGTTTTACTGATTTCATGGAAAAATTGTTGGATGAGGAGGGTAAAGTAATGAATGAAATGGAAAGTGATAGAGTTAGTGTTGTTAGGAAATTGTTAATGATGTCGAAAGATAAGAGGATTGCTTTGagtaaaatttatcataatagGCTTTTATTTGGTATACCTGAAGATTTTAGGGATAGGATAAGGAAGTATGAGGATTATTTTAAGGTGGTTGTTGAGGAAGATGGGAAAAGGGTAATTGAGCTTGTGAAATGGGATCCTACATTGGCGGTGAGCGCGTTGGAGAAGGAGTATATGGTTGATGAGGATAAGGTGAAGAAGGCGTTTAAGTTTCCGATAAAACATGGGAAGGCATTGGATTTGGATGAAGGTGATGAGAGGAAGTTGAATTTGTTGTATACATTGCCATTGGTTTCGCCTTATTCTGATGGGAGTAAGCTGGATTTGTGGACTGTGGAGGCGGAGAAGTTTAGGGTGGGATTGATTCATGAGTTCTTGAGCTTGACATTGGAGAAGAGAGCTTATATACACAACATTGTGGAGTTCAAGGAGGAGTTTTGTCTTACGAAGCATACTTATCAGATGCTCTTGAAACAGCCTCGGACGTTTTACTTGGCTGGTACAGAAATGAATTGGTCTGTGTTTCTTAAGGATGCTTATGGAGAAGATGGGATTTTGCTAAATAAGGATCCACAGGTGCTGTTCAATGAGAAACTTTATAGATATGCAGACATGAAGGTATTGAAGCCAAGCAGTGATGTCTATGAAACATGA